The uncultured Roseibium sp. DNA segment TGAAGGCGCTGGACGAGACATTCGGCTGCGCGATGTTAACCCGCAACCGCCACGGTACCTTCGAAGTCACGGCGGAAGGCGCGATACTGCTTGCGGCCTTCCAAAAAGCGTCCGCCGCACTTGGAAAGGCGGTCCAGACCATCGACAGCCTGAAACGGGGCCTCTCGGGCACGGTTATTCTCGGTGTGGTCAGCACGGGCAAGTATTTCGCCCCGTCGGTCGTCGCCAGCCTGAAGAAGGAGTTTCCCGACATTGAGGTCGTGCTGCAGATCGGCAACCGGGATTCCATCATTTCCGCCCTCGATACGGGCCAGATCGACCTGGCGATCATGGGCCGTCCGCCGCGCCAGCCGGGCGTCGAAGCCTACAGCATCGGCGATCACCCCCACGTGCTGATTGCCAGTCCCGACCATCCGCTGACGAAGGTTCGCGAGGCGAGCGCGGACCAGGTGCTCGCGGAGCACTTCCTGATGCGCGAACAGGGATCCGGTACGCGAATCCTGTCCATGCGCTTTCTCGACCAGTTCGGCGAGGGACAGCCGTTCAGCTACACGGAAATGGATTCCAACGAGACCATCAAGCAGGCAGCCATCGCGGGTCTGGGCATTGCGCTGATCTCCATCCACACGGCCGCGGAAGAGCTGAAATCCGGCCGGCTCGCCCTGATCCACGCAAAGAACCTTCCGATCGTCCGGCAATGGTTCGTTCTGCACCGGGCGGATGAAAAACCCACGGGCGCCGCGGAACGGATCCTGACTGCCATCCGCGATCAGAGCAGCCGGTTGCTGCATCTCGACGAGATCCGGGACATCCTGAACGGCTAGGCTGTGGTGGCCAATCAGCCGGCAAGCCAGATCATTCCGGACGCTGCAGCCAGCGTGGCGACGGCAAGCATGAGCGCCAGAAACATCCCGTTCCATTTCATGGCAACCGTGAACCCGGTCTGACCGAATTTCTGTGCGGCGATGGCTACATTGGCGGTGAAGGGCGTACCGCCGCCGGAAATGGACCAGCCCCAGGACATGGCCAGCACCAGGATCATCTTGGCAGCCTCCGGCCAGACGGGATTGAGCGAGCTGGCCAGAACCGTCACTGTCACCACCGGATTGATCGCCAGCAGGCCGGCGGCGAAAACGGTCGCGGGGATCAGGGCCGCGATCCATGTTGCGGTAACGGCCGAAAGTTCGCCCTGAAACCCGACCCATTGGCCGACAAGGCTCGACGCGGCCGCACCGATCACCGTTGCACCGGATATGATCGCCGTCTCGTTTGCCAGTCCCGAAGTGGCACTGGCGTAATCCTTCACCAGGGACGGGACATTGGTATGGCCGGCACGGACGAACAGGACCGTCCAGATCGCGCCGAGGATGAAGACGACACTGAACATGGCCTCGATCAGGCGGACGTCGAAAACGGACACCCACACCAGACCGCCGACGACGAGGACCGCGGCAAGCCCGACAACCCTGAGAAGCTTGAACGTGTCGTCCAGGGACAGGCCTTCGGTATGGACGACGGCGGAGCGGCGGCCTCTTTCCAGCAAGTACCCGGTCAGGAGGAAGAACAGCATGCCCAGGATGCCGTAAGGCACGAATTGCGCATAGGTCACACCGGTCACGTGGGTGAACGTGATCAGCGCGCACAGCGACACCGGCGACCAGAGCGCCGTGGAGGCAAAGCCCCGGGAGCTTGCGATCGCCAGGGACCGCTGACTGGCTTCGCTCGCGCCCTTCAGCCGGGACGACAGCAGGGTCGTAATCAGGATCACCGCGCCGATATTGAGGAACAGGGCAAAGACATGGGTGCCGAAGGTCACGAACAGGTAGCGCTGGCCGGGCGGGCGGGAGACGATCAGTTCGGCCGCCTCCGCGATCTTCGGTGAGCGGGCCGCAAGATCGGCCATATGCTGCATGACCATCAGGAAGACGAACAGAAACCCCGCACTCGACAGGCCTTGCGGGCTGACTTCGCCCGTAAAGGCCCATGCCAGGCCGGATAGAGCGATGGCTATGGCAATGACGATCAGTCCGCCGCGCTTCAGGGAGCGAAAGCTGGCGATGAAAAAGACCGCGAAAACCAGAACCCAGAGAGCGGGCGGCAGTGGATGGCCAGCCAGGGCCGCCGCCACCATGACATAACCGGCCACGACTGCGGCCATCGTCGGGAAGACGATGGCCTGGATCGTCTTCGTTGCCGGTTGCGTCACGTCCCACCCCTTGAAAGACAAAAGCGCGGAACGTGTCAGCCGTCCGCTTCGCCACGAAGGGACATTAAATGCGATCTGTCTAAAAAGGGATAGGCATCAGGCGGGAAAAAACCTTTTTCGAAAGAGGCTTGCCCGCTTCCGGACTGCCGATCCGTGTCAGCTTCCGAAAGGAATTTCCGCCTTGCTGTCCGTCTTGAGCGCGCCGATGCAGGTATCCGGCGCAATCCCCTCGCCCGTGCACGCCTTGGCGCC contains these protein-coding regions:
- a CDS encoding LysR family transcriptional regulator; this encodes MTSLNALTFKQLRALEAVTHCGSISSAAESLALTPPAVHSQLKALDETFGCAMLTRNRHGTFEVTAEGAILLAAFQKASAALGKAVQTIDSLKRGLSGTVILGVVSTGKYFAPSVVASLKKEFPDIEVVLQIGNRDSIISALDTGQIDLAIMGRPPRQPGVEAYSIGDHPHVLIASPDHPLTKVREASADQVLAEHFLMREQGSGTRILSMRFLDQFGEGQPFSYTEMDSNETIKQAAIAGLGIALISIHTAAEELKSGRLALIHAKNLPIVRQWFVLHRADEKPTGAAERILTAIRDQSSRLLHLDEIRDILNG